Within Coleofasciculus sp. FACHB-1120, the genomic segment AATCATCCAGATTTATTGTGGGTGCAGCCAACCTATTTGCATCAGGGTCAAAGATTATCTGCCGCCGAAGCAGCCGAAGCCGGTATCAAGCGCAAGGCTCCGCCCCAAATCCGGCTGGAGCAAATTCGGGAAATTACTCAATTTCTGGGACGTTCGGCGTTGGAGGCACCGCGATCGCTCGTTGTGCTGGAACAAGCAGAAACAATGGCAGAATCGGCTGCAAATGCCTTACTGAAAACCCTGGAAGAACCGGGACGGGCAACACTGGTTTTAATCGCACCGGCTGAGTCGTCGTTGTTGCCGACGCTGGTATCGCGTTGTCAGCGCATTCCTTTCTACGGTTTAGACTCGGCAGCAATGGAGCAAGTGTTACGGAAGACGGGTCACGAAGAGATTTTGGAGCATCCGACGGTGTTAGCGATCGCGCAAGGCAGTCCGGGAAGTGCGATCGCTTCCTGGGAGCAACTCCAAACGATTCCACAAGACTTACTTCAGGACGTTATCCATCTACCCAAATCCCTTCGTGACGCCCTCGAACTTGCCAAACGGATTGATAAAACTCTCGATACAGAAGCCCAACTTTGGTTAGTTGATTATCTACAACACACTTACTGGCAGCAATTCTTGAACGGTGTAATACATAAATCGCCCCTCCAGCAACTAGAAAAAGCCCGCCAATCTCTCCTTGGTTATGCTCAACCGCGGCTCGTCTGGGAAGTGACGCTATTAGAAATGATTTAAGCCACCCTTTGAGAGGAAAAAATCGCCTTAACTCTCTTCAGATGAGGGCTTAAATTCAGGGGAATGAGGGCTTTTAATTTTTTCTTTTGCGTCTGGTTGCTGGCAGGCAATCATGGTTGTGATGTGTTCTTTTTCGTCATTGCGAATGGCAACGAATACATCGTAAAGATTCTCAATTTTAGGGCGGCGCTCTCTCGGTGTATGAGAGATTTGAAAATCATCAAACATATAAAGATCGCCCTCGTGGTAGTAATCAATCGCAACCTGTGGAGCTGGCTGAGTTTTAAGTTCAGCCTCATGTTCTGTTAGAAATTTATCGTAGGTGTGGTAAGCACCTTCTTCTACTAACTGATTAAAGTAGTAAGCCGATCTCGGAGCAATCATGTATACAAAGACTAGAATCCAGTAGTAAGCCAGGACGCCAATCCGAGCAATTATGCGATCGATCCTACATTTTCCCCCACCTAATGCTTCGATTATGCGGAGATGATGTAACTCATTCCAGGACTCAGCAAAGTGAACCTTGATCCAATCAGTATAAGGCCACGCGCCGAGGCTTTCATAGAGATGAAGAACCGATAAATAAGCAAAGCATGGAACGCGAGCGATCGTTTCCAATACATAAAATCTTGCATACCATCGCTCTCGATAAAACGTTTTTAAAATAAACTCTAAAAAACTAACGAGTAGCCGAATCATTCTCCTACTCTGCTTTTAAGACGACTAATGGTTTTAAATTCATCAATAATTATAAATAAATGTAAAAGGATTTGCAACGTGAACAACGCGATTGATTCAATCCAACGGGTTAAGCTCTATTAAATGCTCATAGCCAGCAAATACTCACCTAGTGATATTGCCGGACATCTGTTGTGTGGAAAATATTTATTGACCAGATTGTTCTACTAATTTTCTCAGACGCAGGTATGCCTCCTCTGGGGTGAGCGGTTCAGATTCTGTTTCGTTCGGAATATAGAATTGACTACTATCTCGAAAGTAGCGGACGACAAAACTAGGAATAAGACCTAACTCTAGAGCTTTTTTTCCGAATTTTTCTGCTGTTTCCGAGAGGGTTAATTCATCGTGGAACTGAGGCTGATTCATAATCTTTTTATTTCCTCAATAGGTGTTTATAAATATAGACCTATTGGAACACTACATTACCAAAAATCAGGCAATAGCGCCACCAAGTCTAATTTACAAACGGCCTTTTAAGAGGGAAGCTGGGAGTTTCCACAAACAGAAGGTTCGACAAGGAATCGGTTCACAAAGGCGCGATCGCCATCGGATCTAGCTTTTCCGTAGGATGATCGCTGTTCCCCTTACCGTGTAGTACCGTGTAGAAACTCCCAGAGGGAGATTGCCATTCATTTGTTGTCCTTACTAACACGTTAACGCCTACCCTTTCCCTGAACTTCTACCGGAGGAGTGGGCATTGCGTTAAACCTATTGGTGATCTTCTATACCAACAACTGAATAGCCGCTTTCAGACAGTTTTCTTAGCTGACTTCTTCCTCGCACATTGTCAACACGTTTGGCTTGCAGCGTTTGATTGCAACTTCGATCCCGCAAGCTTTTTCACTTTGGATATCTTCAATATAGCCAGGGCACGCAGCCGCCGCTTCAGTCGAATTATGAAAAGGACCAAAATAATAGATACAGCGAGGTTCAGTAGTGGCGATTTCCACCCACCAAGACATCCGAAGACCTTGTGCAAATCCTTTCAGGACCCCTTTGAGCATTTTGAGCATTGCCATAGGAAGTGATGATTAAGAGAATTAGGTACTAGACAAATTAGAGAGAGTCGTGAAAATTCTCGTTTGAACTGCATGACAGTTCTTCCCAGCTTGATAGGATAACCTGGCAGTAAGAGCAAAGTTATACGATTCTGCTTTCATACAACTGGGTTACTGCACTTGGATGCGATCGCCAAACAGGTGTTTTATATTTTCTAGGGAAAATCAAAGAAAATAGAACACAATATTTGGTGTCTTGAATGCTATTTTAACGGATTTAACTTGGCAGAAGTGTATGCAATACAACCTTAAACTTCAGAATATTATTGAATAATCAATAAACCCTGACATTAGCAGCGTGACCATTGAGTATCACTTGAGCATTACTAGCTTTCGGGTTTTCGGATATTTGTCCCAACGCCGAGTTCTTTTTTACTTTCCTTTAACTGCTTCCACAGAGACTGAATATCTTTGTATGCCTGTTCGGGAGAAATCTTACCTCCGGTTTGTAAGGCAGATATATAAGAAATTTTATGTGCAAATTCTTGCAAATTTGCATTAAAAGCTAGGTTCTCTGGAGTGAAATGACCCCTATAACGGCTCTGGGGGTTGAGGAAGTTTAATTTATTTATATTTTCTGGCATGGTAGAACCTTATAGAGTTAATTTGATAGTTAATAAAGAAGTCATCTAATTAAAGATTACTTACCTTTGCTCAAAGATTTAGGAATGGGTAATCAAAAAACAATTACTTGTTTCCAAATTTACAAAGAATCTTGATTACAGCTTCATTTATTTTTTTTACCGTTACTAAAGGTTACTCTTATTTATATGCCCGGGTTCAAGCCGTCTGGGAAACACTGATATTTCCCGAACGCGATAGTGACGAGGTAAACAGTGGCGAGGTAAGATGGGAAGCTGCCAAACACAAAGCGAACTGTAATCGGGGTGTAGGGAGGTTAATCGCTGGTGGCGTTGCTTGGTATCTTCCTCTGTGGCTAATGATGAGAAAGCCTAGAAGTTGTTCGCAACGCAATCGAGCGAGGACAGAAATAGTGAAACTTCTTGTTTTTGCATACAAAAACTTCTAGGGCAGTTTGCCCGACTCCGAGAGAATGCACCTAAATAAAATTTTAATAGTTATTCTTTTCCCCAACTTCTACCAGAGGGTTGGGTTGAATGTTAACTTAATGGGTGATCGAAAACACAAAACCTATGGTTAGGAAAGAGGGCGGTACAGTAAATAAAACGGCAAGTTTATCAAAATAAGCGTAAGAGCCACAGGTTTGAGAAATCTACTTTCTGAAAAATAATGATTTTTGAAGCTGCGATCGCTGGGATTTTCTTGAACTTCTACAATAGACTATTCTGCTAAAATTATAGCACTGCTAAATTAACAGAATTGCTCTCTGGTTAACTGAAAAAATCTTTCCATATCGGCTGGGTTTCTAAATTTCGGAGAGTTTTGCAGAAATTGCTTGTTCCTGTTCAACTTGATTTTTTCCCTTACACTAGAGAAAGTCAGCGATCGCTCAATTTATGAGCAATCCTAAATACAAAAAGCCCCTATCAGTTGCCTTCTAGGAGCTTGGTGTTGTCTGTCAGTATATCCCGTTGCA encodes:
- a CDS encoding DUF1816 domain-containing protein produces the protein MLKMLKGVLKGFAQGLRMSWWVEIATTEPRCIYYFGPFHNSTEAAAACPGYIEDIQSEKACGIEVAIKRCKPNVLTMCEEEVS
- a CDS encoding alternative oxidase, with the translated sequence MIRLLVSFLEFILKTFYRERWYARFYVLETIARVPCFAYLSVLHLYESLGAWPYTDWIKVHFAESWNELHHLRIIEALGGGKCRIDRIIARIGVLAYYWILVFVYMIAPRSAYYFNQLVEEGAYHTYDKFLTEHEAELKTQPAPQVAIDYYHEGDLYMFDDFQISHTPRERRPKIENLYDVFVAIRNDEKEHITTMIACQQPDAKEKIKSPHSPEFKPSSEES
- a CDS encoding DNA polymerase III subunit delta', with protein sequence MNFFAELVGQNRAVELLTQAVAQNRIAPAYLFAGPEGIGRSMAARCFVELLFCANVPATEPDALDPLKGGSKGSIASIKNRLRQGNHPDLLWVQPTYLHQGQRLSAAEAAEAGIKRKAPPQIRLEQIREITQFLGRSALEAPRSLVVLEQAETMAESAANALLKTLEEPGRATLVLIAPAESSLLPTLVSRCQRIPFYGLDSAAMEQVLRKTGHEEILEHPTVLAIAQGSPGSAIASWEQLQTIPQDLLQDVIHLPKSLRDALELAKRIDKTLDTEAQLWLVDYLQHTYWQQFLNGVIHKSPLQQLEKARQSLLGYAQPRLVWEVTLLEMI